The Prosthecomicrobium sp. N25 nucleotide sequence CCGGCGCCTTCGCGCCGCGGGTCCTGGAGGCGCTCGGCTGCGACGTGGTGCCGCTCGACGCGGAGCTCGACCACACCTTCCCGCGCTACAACCCCAATCCCGAAGACCTCCGGATGCTGCACGCGATCCGCGACGCCGTCCTGGAGCACGGGGCCGACGTGGGCCTCGGCTTCGACGGCGACGGCGACCGCTGCGGCGTCATCGACGACAGCGGCGAGGAGATCTTCGCCGACAAGGTCGGGGTCATGCTGGCGCGCGACCTTTCCGCGCTGCATCCGGGGGCGACCTTCGTGGTGGACGTCAAGTCGACCGGGCTCTACGCCACCGACCCGGTGCTGAAGGCCCGCGGCGCGGTGACCGACTACTGGAAGACCGGCCACTCCTATATCAAGCGGCGCGTGCAGGAGCTCGGGGCCGTCGCCGGATTCGAGAAGTCCGGACACTACTTCTTCAACCCCCCCGTGGGTCGCGGCTACGACGACGGGCTCGTGTCGGCCATCGCCGTGCTGGACATGCTCGACCGCAACCCGGGGCGGTCCATGTCCGATCTGAGGCGGACGCTGCCGCGCACATGGTCCTCGCCCACCATGTCGCCCCACTGCGCCGACGAGGTGAAATACGACGTCGTCGAGCGCGTCGTGGCGCGTTTCCGGGCGATGCGGGCCGCCGGGGACGCCGTGGCCGGCCAGCCGATCACCGAGCTCGTCACCGTGAACGGCGTCCGGGTCACGACCGCGGACGGGACCTGGGGCCTGGTCCGGGCCTCGTCCAACAAGCCGGAACTGGTCGTGGTCGTCGAGAGCCCGGTCTCCGAAGCACGCATGCACGAAATCTTCCGGGCCGTCGATACCGTGCTCCGGGAGAACCCGGAGGTCGGCGCCTACAACCAGTCGCTCTGAGGGCGGGGAGCCCACCCATGGCCGAGATCATTCCCGTGGTGCTCTGCGGCGGTTCGGGGTCGCGGCTCTGGCCGGCCTCGCGCGACAGCTATCCCAAGCAGTTCCTGGCGCTGTCGGGGCCGGACTCGCTTTTCCAGGCGACGCTCCGGCGCGTCGCCGGCGTGGGGTTCGGCCCGCCGGTCGTGGTGACCGGGGCCGACTACCGCTTCCTGGTCGCCGAGCAGATGCGCGCGATCGGCGCGGAGGGCGATATCGTGCTCGAGCCGCTCAGGCGGGATTCCTGTGCGGCCATCGCGGCGGCGGCCGAGATCGCCGCCCGTCGGGATCCGGCCGCCCTCGTGCTGGTCCTGGCTGCCGACCACGCCATCCCGGACCGGGACGCGTTCCTGGCCCATGTCGAGCGCGGCCGGGCGGCCGCGGAGGCGGGACGCATCGTGACCTTCGGCATCCGCCCCGACCGGCCCGCGACCGGATACGGCTACATCCGCCCGGGTGCGGAACTCGCCGGCGCGCCCGGCGTGCACGCGATCGCAGCCTTCGTCGAAAAGCCGGATGCGGCGACGGCCGAGCGCTACCTCGCCGACGGCTATCTCTGGAACTCCGGCAACTTCCTCTTCGCCGCCCGCGTCTTCCTCGACGAACTGGCGCGGCTCGCCCCCGGCATCGCCGGCCCGGTCGGCGAGGCGGTGGCCGGCGCGGCGCGCGACCTCGACTTCCTGCGGCTCGAGCCCGCGGCCTTCGCGCGCTCGGTCGCGAAGTCGGTCGACTACGCGGTGATGGAGAAGACCGAGCGGGCCGCCGTCGTGCCCTCCGACTTCGGCTGGTCCGACATCGGCTCGTGGTCGTCTCTCTGGGACCTCGCCGCCAAGGACGCCGACGGCAACGCGGCGGTCGGCGAGGCGGTCTTCGTCGGCGCGCGGAACTGCTACGTCTCCTCGCCCGACATGCTGACCGCGGTGATCGGTCTGGAGGACACCGTGGTGGTCACCACCAAGGACGCCGTGCTGGTCTCGGCGCGCGGCCGGGCCGAGGAGGTAAAGACCGTGGTGGCGCGGCTCGCGGCCGAGCACCGCGAGGAAGCGACGCAGCACCGGATGTCGTACCGGCCCTGGGGCTCCTTCGAGTCCATCGACCGCGGCCTGCGCTATCAGGTGAAGCGGATCACGGTCAGGCCGGGCGGCAAGCTGTCGCTGCAGAGCCACGTGCACCGGTCCGAGCACTGGGTCGTGGTTTCGGGAACGGCGCGCGTGACGGTCGGCGACGAGGTCCGGCTCCTGACCGAGAACCAGTCGATCTACATCCCGCTCGGCGCGCTGCACCGGCTCGAGAACCCGGGCCACATCCCGCTCGAGATCATCGAGGTGCAATCCGGCAGCTACCTTGCCGAGGACGACATCGTCCGCCACGAGGACATCTACCACCGGACCTGAGCAGATCAGGAATCCGCGGTCAGCTTCTGGCGGGCGAAGCGCTCCAGCGAGAAGGCGACGACCCCCAGCGCCAGCAGGCTCCCGTAGAAGTACGGGAGATCCATCGACTTGCTCTCATAGTAGGGATAGAAGCCGGAGCGAGCCAATTCGATCGGGTGCATCAGGGGGTTCCAGTAGATGACCTCCCGGACCGTCGTGGGCGCGTAGTCCACTACGAACATCTTGCCCGAAAAGATGTATTGGCCGCGGCGAACCCACGAGAAGATGTTCTCCCAAACCGGCCAGAACTGCTCGATGGAGGCATTCAGGATCCCCAGGACGAAGCCGTACATGGCTGCCATGATGATCGCTTCGTAGATCCTCAGGATATCCTCCGGCCAGAGCACCTGGTTCGGGTAGATGGCAATCATGATGAAGTTATGCGCCAGCAATATGAAATGATATAGGAAGAACATGCTGACGAACACATAGAGCATCTGTGAGAGGTAGAGGTCCATCGGGACGATGACTGAGAAGTTCAGCAGTTGCTGGTTTTTCCCCATCGTGTTGGAGACGTAGGCTTCGACCTTGTTGAAGACGTAGAACACCACCACGCCGTTGAGGAAGAACAAGGGCATGCTCGGGCCGAGCGGCGGGATCGGGTTCAACTCGTAGCGCAGCGCGGACAGCCCGACGACGAGGGCCAGGGGCTCGGCGATCAGCGCGAGATACCCCATGACGCCGCTGCCCTTGCGGGCCGCCTCGCGCTGGAGCAGGGCGTGGATCACGCGCACCCGGGTGGCGAGGATTCCGCCCCGATCTTGTTTCGCCTTGGCCATGGAATCTTGCACCCCGATGATCCGGCATTGCGGTCACCATGCTCCTATCCCGCAGGAAAATGTCCAGATGGTGTTGTGGCGCGGATCTGCCGATCGGGGGGTGACGCAGCGGCCGGCCCTGTTCGCTGGCGTACCCCCGGCCGGAGAGCGCGATGCGCGACGGGGCCTGCCCGGCCGGGTCGCGCCAGATCGCGAAGCCTCCTCGGTGTGATCTGGACGTCACCGGCCGGGACGATCGGGCCGCTTGCCCTTGCTGGCCGCCGCAGGATGCCGCTGGAGACGGCGCGGGTCGGATGGAAGAGGCAAGCCCGATCGACCTCGAAATTCTTGCAAGGACATCGGGTCAGTTCCGGCATTCACGAGAGATCCTATACGTAAATCGACCCGAAGTAGGCTCACGCTTTTGAGTATGACAGCTTCGAGCATTACTCGGAGAATTGTCTCGGTATCCGTGACAGAGCCAGAGCACGACACTATATTGGTGATCTCTATTGCATTCTGGCTGCTATAGGATTTGCACAAGGCCAGGAAGCTCAGGAACCATTTCATGTCCGCTCACGAAGACGGTACCCTCTCTCGCGTGAACGGGGCCGGACAGGCTCAGGCTGCCGTGCCGGAGCCGCCGGGCCGGTTCGAAGCGGATGGGACCGATCCCGCCTTGGCGGTGCTGCTCGCCGCCCTGCAGGCCATGAAGGGCGGCGACTTCTCGGTCCGCATGCCCGGGCACCTGACCGGCGTGATGGGCAAGATCGCCGACACCTTCAACGAGATCGTCGGCGCCAACGAACGCATGGCGAGCCAGCTCGAGGAGGTCGGCGACGTGGTCGGGCGGGAGGGCCGGACCCGCACGCGCGTCCGCCTGGCCCTCTCCAACGGCGCCTGGGGCGAGATGGAGGATTCCATCAACACCCTGATCGACGACCTCCTCTGGCCGACCACCGCGGTGACCCGCACCATCACGGCGGTCGCCCGCGGCGATCTCCTGCAGACGATGCCGCTCGACGTCGACGGGCGGCCGCTCAAGGGCGAGTTCCTGCGCTCCGCCAACATCGTCAACGCCATGATCGAGCAGCTCGGGGTGTTCACCTCCGAGGTGACTCGCGTCGCCCGCGAGGTCGGCACGGACGGCAAGCTCGGCGGCCAGGCGCAGGTGCGCGAAGTCACGGGCGTCTGGAAGGACCTGACCGAGTCGGTGAACTCGATGGCGTCCAACCTCACCGCCCAGGTCCGCAACATCGCCGAGGTGACCATCGCGGTCGCCAACGGCGACCTCTCCAAGAAGATCACGGTCGACGTGCGCGGCGAGATCCTTCAGCTGAAGGAAGCCATCAACACCATGGTGGACCAGCTCCGCTCCTTCGCCTCCGAGGTGACCCGCGTCGCCCGGGAGGTCGGCACGGAGGGCAAGCTCGGCGGCCAGGCCATCGTTCCCGGCGTCGCCGGCACCTGGAAGGACCTGACCGATTCGGTCAACGCCATGTGCGGCAATCTCACGGCCCAGGTCCGCAACATCGCGCAAGTGACGACCGCCGTCGCCCGCGGCGACCTCTCGCGCAAGATCACCGTCGACGTCTCGGGCGAGATCCTGGAACTGAAGGAGACCATCAACACGATGGTCGACCAGCTCAACGCCTTCGCGGGCGAGGTCACCCGCGTCGCCCGCGAGGTCGGCACCGAGGGCCGGCTCGGCGGCCAGGCCCAGGTGCCCGGCGTCGCCGGCACCTGGAAGGACCTGACCGATAACGTCAACTCGATGGCGTCGAACCTGACCGCCCAGGTCCGCAACATCGCCGACGTCTCGACCGCCATCGCGTCCGGCGACCTCTCCAAGAAGATCACCGTCAACGTCTCGGGCGAGATCCTGGAGCTGAAGAACACCATCAACACGATGGTCGACCAGCTGAACGCCTTCGCGGGCGAAGTCACCCGCGTCGCCCGCGAGGTCGGCACCGAGGGCAAGCTCGGCGGCCAGGCTCAGGTGCCGGGCGTCGCGGGCACCTGGAAGGACCTCACCGACTCGGTCAACTCCATGGCCGGCAACCTGACCGCCCAGGTCCGCAACATCGCCGAGGTGTCGACCGCTATCGCCAACGGCGACCTTTCCAAGAAGATCACCGTCAACGTCTCGGGCGAGATCCTGGAGCTGAAGGAGACCATCAACACGATGGTCGACCAGCTCAACGCTTTCGCGTCGGAGGTGACGCGTGTCGCCCGCGAGGTCGGTACCGAAGGCCGGCTCGGCGGCCAGGCGCAGCTGCGCGGCGTCGCCGGCACCTGGAAGGACTTGACCGACTCGGTCAACTCCATGGCCTCGAACCTCACCGGCCAGGTCCGCAACATCGCCGAGGTGGCGACCGCGGTCGCCCAGGGCGACCTCTCCAAGAAGATCACTGTCAACGTCTCGGGCGAGATCCTCCAGCTAAAGGAGACCATCAACACGATGGTCGACCAGTTGCGATCCTTCGCCGGCGAGGTGACGCGCGTCGCCCGAGAGGTCGGCACGGAAGGGCGGCTCGGCGGCCAGGCGCAGGTGCCCGGCGTCGCCGGCACCTGGAAGGACCTCACCGACAGCGTGAACTCGATGGCCGGCAACCTCACCGCCCAGGTGCGCAACATCGCGGAGGTCTCGACCGCCATCGCCAACGGCGACTTGAGCCGCAAGATCACCGTCGACGTGAAGGGCG carries:
- a CDS encoding phosphomannomutase/phosphoglucomutase; translation: MFPRPRPFLTPNTFAYESEPMVKPTGFREYDARWLFGTELNLMGVQALGMGLGTLLGERGVAREIVTGHDFRSYSAAIKMALVSGLMAAGCRVHDIGLALTPMCYFAQFALDVPACAMVTASHNENGWTGVKMGAGRPLTFGPDEMGRLKEIVLSAAFDLCGGGSYVFVPDFAEAYIADLTRRPRFARRLKVVAACGNGTAGAFAPRVLEALGCDVVPLDAELDHTFPRYNPNPEDLRMLHAIRDAVLEHGADVGLGFDGDGDRCGVIDDSGEEIFADKVGVMLARDLSALHPGATFVVDVKSTGLYATDPVLKARGAVTDYWKTGHSYIKRRVQELGAVAGFEKSGHYFFNPPVGRGYDDGLVSAIAVLDMLDRNPGRSMSDLRRTLPRTWSSPTMSPHCADEVKYDVVERVVARFRAMRAAGDAVAGQPITELVTVNGVRVTTADGTWGLVRASSNKPELVVVVESPVSEARMHEIFRAVDTVLRENPEVGAYNQSL
- a CDS encoding mannose-1-phosphate guanylyltransferase/mannose-6-phosphate isomerase, producing MAEIIPVVLCGGSGSRLWPASRDSYPKQFLALSGPDSLFQATLRRVAGVGFGPPVVVTGADYRFLVAEQMRAIGAEGDIVLEPLRRDSCAAIAAAAEIAARRDPAALVLVLAADHAIPDRDAFLAHVERGRAAAEAGRIVTFGIRPDRPATGYGYIRPGAELAGAPGVHAIAAFVEKPDAATAERYLADGYLWNSGNFLFAARVFLDELARLAPGIAGPVGEAVAGAARDLDFLRLEPAAFARSVAKSVDYAVMEKTERAAVVPSDFGWSDIGSWSSLWDLAAKDADGNAAVGEAVFVGARNCYVSSPDMLTAVIGLEDTVVVTTKDAVLVSARGRAEEVKTVVARLAAEHREEATQHRMSYRPWGSFESIDRGLRYQVKRITVRPGGKLSLQSHVHRSEHWVVVSGTARVTVGDEVRLLTENQSIYIPLGALHRLENPGHIPLEIIEVQSGSYLAEDDIVRHEDIYHRT
- a CDS encoding ABC transporter permease codes for the protein MAKAKQDRGGILATRVRVIHALLQREAARKGSGVMGYLALIAEPLALVVGLSALRYELNPIPPLGPSMPLFFLNGVVVFYVFNKVEAYVSNTMGKNQQLLNFSVIVPMDLYLSQMLYVFVSMFFLYHFILLAHNFIMIAIYPNQVLWPEDILRIYEAIIMAAMYGFVLGILNASIEQFWPVWENIFSWVRRGQYIFSGKMFVVDYAPTTVREVIYWNPLMHPIELARSGFYPYYESKSMDLPYFYGSLLALGVVAFSLERFARQKLTADS